ACGCAACACAAGAGTCATTTGTGCAAGGCTACATGACTCCACGTATATAgaggtgatcattttcggttcgaATTGGCCGGTTTCGATtcgattcagtttttttttgaatatggctcagttttttcaattttggtttggtttttttgttcgattcagttcagttttttaaaaattttaattaatttttttttatggtttagtttttttaattattttttcttgattttcttgatatttttgctCACCTCTAGTATAATTTTGTTCTGCCGCTAGAATTATTTGCTTGCCATCTGTGTGGATCCAAAATGTCAGTCTTTAGGCTCAACTCATAGCATCCAGTGGGTTTGCTACTCTTTCAAGCCGGGACTCAAGGAACTGGAGATTTGGGAACTTTTGGAACATAGACTCCAGCTTACTCGCCAACGTAGGAAAGAGAGAGTGGTGGGGAATGGCCTCTGCTCGTTAAAGATGttataagaatatattaaaaaataatataaattatttcttaaaattttatacagtttaagattttaaattatattatattatattaaagttttaataatcagttataaatttatatatattttttatttattaaaattaactaattttacCATCGAAAAGTTTATAAAtcccataaaaaattattgttttattagtaCTAAATCTTTTATCATCAACTTCttgaattttaaagaaaaggaTATTGAAGTGAACATGTAATTATACTCTATCTATATacttaaaaacttttatttttagcctattgaattttaaaactatatcaaTAATGataccttttttaatttttgtgaatGAAATCATGAAACTTGAACATTTGTAAGTGgcgttctttttcttttctttttttcgatatgattaatgttttgataaaataactttaaaaatgttattaattGTGGCATAAAATGGAAAgagtgtaaataaattatttttttagaaggaaaaaaaatataatctgcAGATGCTATAGTGGaaagttattgttaataaataatatcaacaTAATTACTTGTTTCTCTGAGAACGAATTAttcctgaaaatataaaattgataagtAGTTTCAAAGACTTTaatgagagagggagagagcattaaaagcaaaaaaacaattctttcttCCTACTTTGGATTTAGAAAGGGCAGCTGCCATGTTAGCGAATCGAGTCTTTCAATAGTGTTTCTTCAACCTTTTTAGCCCGAAACCGAACAGGTacgacaataaataaatatatcggCCGGCTTTAGGACCCTGCAAGATGCTGAAACGAAAGAGACTAATCGATAACCTTGATGGGTATTAgaggtgaataaaaaaattgaaaaattgattaaactaagaaaactgaaaaaaaaaataaaaaaattgaacggtgaaaaaataattgatcaaaccgattaaattttaaaaaaaccaatcgattcggttcggttttggttttataagctcgaaaccgaaaaaactgaaccgaacccaaatcgaaaaaaaaataaaacaaaaaccaagccaaaccgagaaaaaaaccaagctaaaaccgagtcaaaacaaaaaaaccgagccaaacctgtttttgtcttaaaaaactgaaccgaaaccgatcagtttgaaccagtttcggtttggttttggtttttttttttaaattcaatttgattatttttttgtatataaaaattgaactgAACCAAAAATGATCACCACTAATGATATGCTGGTCGtagaatatataaatttgtttttatatttttatattgatcctCAAAGTTTAGAAGATCTTAATTTTGGGTCTTCAATCTATTATTTTGTCATCTGCATTATATAAATTGTTTGTCACTGGCTTATGTCGATGCAAATGGACACTTTCTTCAGTACTAAACAATGGATGATAAGGTTGTCATTGCTACAAATTGAAAATGCTAAAGATATTGACAAATCTTAAATGTGAGGTATCAATGCGAAACATTTGACAAACTAAAGGGAGGAAAATATAATTCGCCCTTTGAATATTCCAACACCAAGCATTTAAAACATTTCAGCTCCCAATTTTGACAAATGATAGAACTTAataaagacaaagaaaaattatttccatATGCTTGAtgtataacaagaaaaaaaaaaataaaaggtgtttTCTAATGAAATAGCTTgacaaatgagtttttttaaactatatatattttttaaccctACACACACTGAATAGCACCAGAACTAGTTTCTTGGTATGGTTTCTGCCGtagttagattaatttttaaaacaaatataaaaaaaattagtaagagTATGAAGAGttttctttgacaatgtcaTCAAGTTGAATCACTATTAAAACTCTtgttctatcttttttattaactcaaatttataataaaatggcATAAAAGCTGACcctatttaaattaattgattttataaatcttaaaataacttaaatgattaataaaaatatgacttaatttttaaaattgttttaagataataattgtttttaaaaaatattgagataatgaTAAATTAGATCAACCCCACTCCACCTACAATCTGTGTTATGGATTctattaggtttaataattttttttatttaattatataataaaaatagttgctTGCAACAAAATTATTCTTCAAGTTTACCCTTGTCCccagctttatttatttttaatcttgctTCCTTAAAACTTAATTGTTTGAAATTGCTGAAACTTGCTTTGTTTCACAAAATCAAAGCATCAATTGAGCATCAAAAATCTTCCTCGATATTGCACGATTTTCGTATCAAGCAGACAATAATACATACCGAgtcaaatcataaattaaaacaatctgAATGATCAAATtgggaaataaataaattgagggGTAAAAAAGGACTTAACCTTCCTTTTCCATTGCATTTTATTCCTTGTATTTGGCAAGAAAAGGGGTTGAATATCTCCTAATTGTTCAAATTCAGTCTCATaactttaattgttttaaattattaaatcttcatttaattttagcaaaTTAAACATCAACcgagcaatatttttttttattaacaccaCACAGTCAAAGCAATCTACCAAATCTAATCCCAAATAAACACAACACTAAaggcaaataaagaaaaaaaaaaacgagagataaaatcaacaaaaccaagggataaaaaaagaaaagaaatattttcgCCACATGACATACTTTCTTTTACAATTTCACACAAGAACCCAAAAACCACAGGAGAGGACAGATCTTGGGGTCctattaagagtgtgtttggtattgtggtagctgttgtggttgtggtttaaaaaaagttgttttataaaaagtacttttagttgaggttggtttgaaaaaaataggtgtttggttaaaactgtggttggaattgaagttgaagaaaaagcagtttaatgtgtttggttaaaagtgcttttaaaattgaggttataaaataattttaaaatatatattaatattaatggttttaaatttaaatattatagaattaattactcctattacatcatgaaataaaaaatactttataaaaaatattttttattattccattaaactatttataatttcattacatacaaaaattcatccgataagaactacagtttttataattttttgagcgtagataaaatattatcaggtataaaattgatattatagtgCAATAAATTCACTTtatactaatgtttttttttaaatgttaaaaaaattaacactgaaaaaaaaaaaaaagaatttcacgtgaacagtgcaattttTGCACTGTTTACATACTCCACTGTTCAACGAACAGTGGAGGTGCATGAtacactgttcagtgaacagtgtaTCATGGTTGGATTTCCCGAAAGCAGCATTTTCCTGCTTTTCATTTTCCTGCGTTTCTCACGCGATTTGGATGTGGGACCATGCACAGTAAGCAGTGTTTTTGGTTAACCAAACACTTGCTTCctgcgtttttaaaaaaacgcaACTTCTAACGCGTAGCCAAACGGGCTCTAATTCAAGATACCATTATTGTGGTAACACATCAGGTGTaagtctatttatttttatattttaaaaatattttatatttttattttaaattaatattttttttaatattttaatacgctgatgttaaaaataaatttttaaaaaataaaaaatatatatattattttaatatattttttaataaaaaaatattttaaaaaaaatcacagctaaattttcaaacaaaaaaagattaatgttTGATAATCTGCTTTTATTGGTagataatgaaataatattaaaaacctCTAGTCTAATTCGTTGAAAATTTTGAACACATGCATGTGATTCATGGTTAGTGCATGTGGAACACATTCACTTACTGCATAAATTAGCATTCATTATTTTTGTAGCTGTATATGTCAAATCCTTTGATGTTGAttttttgcatatatatattggctgggtctttaaaataaaaaaaaaatgatctttaATCCAgggtcattttcatttttttatattatttgttttgtaatttactattttttttagagcaTTATGATACGCATGTAATGTGAAAAGCACCAATATATGCTAGAGTAGTGTGTGTGGTGTTTTGTAGTGGTCAATTTTGCCCTTTTACTGGGTTGTTGGAAGTGTCACCGCAACTTTTTTCTTCTGGTGCAATGCATGCCAGTAttagatgatttgtttgttgctaataaaacttttttttctttttttcttttttttttttctttttctttttctctttccttccattttaattacaagttagttcttatttttatttcaattttattctttattcttttaatttttttattgtctttaaaaaaaaaattatttctattaattttcaatttttcgtaagttatttttctttttcaatttaatctttagtctttttaatttctgatatttttcactggtcattttataaaaaatctattagttttcaattttatcattcatttatgatgtgttatttttttttcaatttaatcctcattgttttcttttaattaaagttatttttgtttttagttcaatcattcaataaaatatttgtagttgtcctctaatttatttttaattttgattttcaccccattctcttaattattatttttttagatcctcttgtgtattttttttttttgccagttttatttttcaatgtttgatttgCTGGGATTGTGCCTTGTGATTTTTCAATGCATAATGCTTCTGGTCTAATACTCGGATAAcatgtttgaaaaaagttaacacttgttgatattctttttttttttgtttaattcatCATTagacattggttttttttttttatatatatatatataatccctttatggttttcttcaaaaactttctattagattatcttgatcttatgaTTTAGATTACGAGTTTTGCGAGTTAATCCGAATCAGATTTACTTCTTATTACTCAGGTTTTATATCTATCACGATACCTCGGATTGATTCGAgctgataattttttatcttttttttttagtttgtgtttttaaaaatgtttttcaaaattatcataatttcttaaaaaatattgttttgctaTTTATTATCTTCgtctattattttaatcttctagttaaaataaaattaatttattaaacatcgagtccttgttttttcttattcttctagAACACACTTGCAGTACATGCACATCGTgctttacaatatatatatatatatatatatatatatatatagtcatagGATGCATCAAAGAAATTGTTCTTAACTATTTTTGTGGTGAGTTAAGCATGAGTAAAACAATTCACGTCTACAGTATCATGATTTACTCTTCCACTTGGAAGTATCTCACTATTTCACTGATTGATAATTACagagaatgatttttttaataatttaaaattatactacaaggatattttatatcatcaaatatataaacaaaaataaataatataatgagcatcaaataccaaaaataccttttaataaaaatcaccaaacataaaataaacaaaaactaaatatattggTTTGCAATCTGCAAcggtcaataataatttttatttgaaataaaaatgatatgaaaagtgATTTTAAGTGTTTTGGGTTTGACGGCCAAGTCAGACCTATTATCTTGGGTGTGATTGTAGAGCCAGACCCAATAGTCTTGTGTCTGACTTTTTAGGTTTGTCATTACATtacaataatacaaaaacattaaaaatataaatttcgaagtaacaacatttttttttaaattttttttaaaatatttttgaaatgcaaatacaaacatgatttaacaagaaaattcaactcaacttgaaatgaaaaaaaatatatatcattacctaacttttgaataatataaaaaaagtcacatcaatttattttctctttacggtatgaaaaaaatttaataaaaaaagaaaaaaaaattaaaaaggaaaaaacaaaattagaaatatcttaaaaggaaaaaaattaaaggaaaataaattaattattggtGTATTGGGCGGTGCTCTACCATGCGCTATTCATGATGCTCttgtagaaaatatttttttttgaagatggTGATGGTGCAAACTTAATTCAagtatttttacatttaaaaaaaaaatattattgacctACTCTGGAGCATGGGCCAATATgctagttattatattattacacaatgattatttttaaaatatatattttttaaaaaatatattgagatattttttttaaaaaaaagtgattttgtaTATCATTACATTGAAATAATAgacaaacatcaaaaaatattaattgaaattaaaggaaaaaaattttaaaaatcaattttttaaagcatttttgaaacaaaaaaaaagctttaataaaaaattcaatctatcctcaaatgaaaaacaattatcatcattcaacttttgtataatataaaaaaatcccatcaatttttttttattgtatgaaaaacaaataaaagaaaaaaaaaaatctaaaaagacaaaaataaaaataaaaatatatggcaACTCAGTCAAACCCAATAATGTTGAGTTCAACTACTCAACCAGATCTAAGATTGATGGATTCGGCTACCTAGCTGAGATCCAATAACTTTGGGTCTGACTGCAAATCAAACCTAATAGTGTTGGGTATAGCGGCCAAACTAgatccaataatattttttgactaataaacagaaaataaaacacCTCTTAGGTGCTATAGTGTTATTTATAATGTAATGAATCTGTGTTCATAGTacctttataatattttctccATTTGTTTAAAgtaaagtataataataataataatgcaccattaagaaattaaaaaaaaaaaaacaagaaagtaaACTGCACATATTTTATTTGGCAGGcaatcatgaatttaattaaaaacaaaatactaatgTTTATACCATTTAGACAACGAGTGTATTTAAAAATGTggtaaagtaaacaaaaaaaatccagattTCGTGGGTGAAGTTTATACATAGTTGACTTGTATCAAATCTTAACCTTAATTTCTATCATGTTTCAGACATATTCAATATTgaatgtgtttatttattttaataaaaataattctttgaaaattaatattcttgcaGAATTATTCgttaaaagttaatataataccaataattctaattataataGAGTTATAAAGAGGAAACAGATAAATGGTGGCACTACTACCATTACCGAAGGACCGGACAGGATTTTGTGACATCAATGAATCAAACTAAATTCCACGAAGATGATTTGATTCCTTTATCGTCCTTTCCCCCCACTCATTCATGTTCAACGCCCACTACTTCTCTCTTCATCCTCTATTTTATCTCTCCCCCGTTTTCATCTAGAAAATAATAACCAGAAAAGAAACAAGGAAACCCCACAACTGACAAAGCCAcgcatttctttctttaaattcaGCGGTGCTTAGTACTGTTTTTCATGGGGCACATGCAAATTATTGCTATGTCTTTGGCCATGTAATCTTTGACACCGCACATATAATactgttcaagaaaaaaaagattatatttttctttctgctCTTGTTTGTCTCTTCATACCTTCGGATTTTGAGCAACAAAGTTAGAAGATAGTACTGTTATTAACTAGGTAAGACCAGATGGCACTTAATATTCTATCTCCAGCTGAAATCAAGGCCATCTCTTTCTTGGATTCTACTAAATCCAATCGCCTACATAAGCTTCAAGGTTTCTTTTCCACTCTCTTTAATTCTTGGTGTCAATTTGCTTCTCTgggttttctgttttgttttcaagaaaagaGCAGAAAGTTTCTTAGAAAGTAGTGTAGAAGAAAGTTGGATAATTTTACCTTTTTGGGTGTCATAGAAAAGGTGAAACATTTGAGGCAATTATGAACCTTTTGCTTTATGTATGCAAAAAACTTTTTGGGTGACCTCTCAGTTTAACAATGGATAATTTTGTGGAAGGCTTGAGAGTCGAATTTCGTTGTTTTTTCTGGTAGAAATGAAAAAGGTTTGAAACTTTGGTGCTTAACACAGGTGGGCTTTGTTTGAAGAGGAAGGATTGTGGGGGGAGAAGAATTCAGTGTTCAGTTCAGAATCAGAATCAGAATCAGCCACCTCCAGCTTGGCCAGGAAGAGCCTGTCCAGAACCTGGACGCAAGACATGGGATGGTCCTAAGCCTATATCAATCGTTGGATCTACTGGTTCCATCGGAACGCAGGTAACAATATAATTAGGCCAAAAACAAAACTGTCCCAATTATTGAAATTACTTTTATGCTTTGAGTTTCTACTTAATTGGCTGCTGATTTTGAACACTTAGATAGAGAATGAGCCATTGAGGCTGAAAAGCTCATGGGATAGGAGGTTTATCAAACATGTGTTCTGCTTGGTAACATTCTCTTTGAAAGAAGTGGGGAGGGTCACTCTTAGTTTCACTTTAGGATAGTCTAATTATGGATCAATATAGCCTTTACTGGAGTTGGGTACACTCACTTTTTTTCAGGTCGGTTGCTTTACCAAGAATAATTATCATTCTTTAGCCTGCTTTGTCTTGGTTTTCTTTCTCAGATGCCCTTCATGCTTAGATCATTTGTGTATCTTGCAGACTTTGGACATTGTAGCGGAGAATCCAGATAAATTCAAAGTTGTGGCACTCGCAGCTGGGTCAAATGTTGCTCTTCTTGCAGACCAGGTAATCAGTAGGTTTTATGTTGTAAAGAACTTGCAATACCTTATTTTCAGATTATGTGCTTTGAAACGTGTGATTCCCAATCTATTCTTTATTTGAGTATTAGAAGTGATGGTTGGGATAATTATCTTAATTGATGTCTTTACCTGTTTTCTTTTAGGTTTAAAGCTTCAAGAAAATGAATCATATTATGGTCTCATtaactccccccccccccccccttctctCTTTGGGGTTTTACAGGTGAGGACATTCAAACCTCAACTGATTGCTGTTAGAAACGAGTCATTAGTTGATGAACTCAAAGAGGCCCTGGCTGATGTCGAGGAAAAGCCTGAGATTATTCCTGGGGAGCAGGGAGTTGTAGAGGTAGAATAACATCACTTCTCTTTTCAGTTTGTATGCCTGCTGAAGTTGTTCTTGTTATTAATTGACAATGACTTCTTTTCAGGTTGCTCGTCATCCAGATGCTGTCAGTGTAGTTACAGGAATAGTAGGTTGCGCAGGCCTAAAGGTGAAATCACAATTCTGATTGATCATTCTCCAGTTAGTCTTTTTGAAATCCAGcatatctaaaatatttctCAGACTAGGATTTCGTATGAGAGGCATAATGTAATGTGAGAATCTGATGTCTGACTTCAATATGATGTGGACATTATTGTGTAAATCCTCCACCCatagtaaagaaaaaatgagtGGTTattgagtgtgcattctttctCACCTTTTTTGATGAATGAaagtttttcattaataaaaaacaactaaaaggaCATAACCAATACATAACATTTATGAAAAGTAACAGCTCAATACAACTTTAGGTGCCTATTAAGGACCAATTACTGCCTATGAATTGATACTTAGAATTTACACCAATATTCTGCAGAATCCTAGTATTATGAAGCCTATAACCGACAACTTGGGCATTCCACTTAACAAGCAATTCATAGGTGTTACTGCATTTGCCATGAATCCTGTCATCGCGCTCCTTCTATATCCTTTAAAGAGTAGCATTCCATGCAAGccttaaaaaaaacagacaCGAAATGTGTCTTATGCAGGTTGCTCTTAGCccaagaaaactcaaaattcCAGTCCCTAGCATCCCTGCTAATACCACATTTCTGTAAGACAGCATGTTACACTACTTTGGAGTAAATGACATTTTTTCCCTGTTTTATGAATTATCTAGTTACTTGTCGAGGATTTTAATTCAGTATTAAGGGGTCAATTATTACCAACCAACTATAGTTTCTCTTTCAATCTCTTTTAGCCTACGGTTGCTGCAATAGAAGCTGAAAAAGACATATGCTTGGCCAATAAAGAGACATTAATTGCTGGGGGTCCTTTTGTTCTCCCTCTTGCTCACAAATATAACGTGAAAATTCTTCCAGCTGATTCTGAACATTCTGCCATTTTTCAGGTATGAAATCATATCTATGCTGATAGTTGAAGCTTATCTATTTAGATATAAATCTCAAATGCTTCTGCTAATTTATACTGAACTCTAATTGCCAGTTCTTATCTGTAgcattttcatgattttagaTCTTTCTGTTACTCAATAGTTACGAATTCCATTTCTGTTAAATAGagaacttaaaatatatatatcctttctTCAGTGTATTCAAGGCCTGCCGGAGGGTGCATTGCGGCGCATCATTTTAACTGCTTCTGGTGGGGCTTTCAGGTGTGAGATCTTAATTTAGTCTAAATGGGGCATCAAGTATTTCCCTTTGATGTCATTTctgattaattatgttttagaaCTATATACTTGTTCAGTAATTTGAAAAGTTCTGAGTGTTGAAGACCTGTTTTCTTGGGCTTGAGTACTTGTGCCTCTATCTTCACATCCATTTTCTCTGAAAATGCTAAGGTATCTTAAAttgatatcatcatattttCAGCACAGACATCTCATTAACTAATATAACTTGTACAGGTACCATGTGTTCTTAAAGTTTCATACTATAAGAGAACATGTTTGGATAATAAGTTTATTGTGTAGCAAACAACTGATATGTATCATCTATCATCTATCACGTTTTAATAGCTGATTCTGGGATGTCACAGCTTCATCGTAAACTGTTTATTCAAAACTGGGTTTAACTATTGGTTTGTTTCCTTGGTGATCTCAGGGATTGGCCTGTTGAGAAATTGAAAGAAGTTAAAGTAGCTGATGCTTTGAAGCATCCCAACTGGAATATGGGTAAAAAGATTACTGTAGACTCTGCTACCCTTTTCAACAAGGTTTGTTTGGAATACCGTACTGATTCTTAATTGGAATCACCAATTACGTTTGGATGGATAATGTTTTCTGAATAAAAAGGTTAcagttattatttatatttgtttcaacAGGGTTTAGAAGTCATTGAAGCCCACTATTTGTTCGGAGCTGAAtatgataatattgatatcGTAATTCATCCACAGTCTATAATACATTCAATGATTGAAACACAGGtcggaattttgaatttttatcctGTTGGCTGGCTTCCCCTAGTTTTCTGCATTTTCCAGTAGCGGCTCAGTTGTCCATTTTCAATCTCTAGGGACTCTGGACTAGACTGGACATATTCAAATTTGTTCTCTCCTAATCTTTGCATTTCCATTTGTTTCTTTACAGGACTCATCTGTTATCGCACAGTTGGGGTGGCCTGATATGCGCTTGCCTATCCTTTACACAATGTCATGGCCAGACAGAGTTTACTGTTCTGAAATTACTTGGCCTCGCCTAGATCTTTGCAAGTAACTAGCTTTTCTCCCTTTCAAACTAGTGCTTCAacatttcccttcttttttttattttgtgtgtgtgtgtgtgtggatatGATAGCAATCCAGCATATGAAACTTCCCATCGTAGTGGGTGcaagttatttatttcatgGTGACATTGACAATAAGTGTTTTGTGAACCAGTCTCTTTGCAGACATGATACCAAAAGTTATGTAACTTTACATTCTAGCTGAGCCAAAGTGATGCAAAATAGAATTTGATAATGGTCTAGAAGCACAAACATGCCCAATGCTCAgtcttttattaattgtttatttaaaattctaaattaaattgatgatgCAGGCTTGGATCACTAACTTTTAAAGCTCCTGACAATGTAAAATACCCATCTATGGATCTTGCTTATGCTGCTGGACGAGCTGGAGGCACCATGACAGGAGTCCTCAGTGCTGCTAATGAGAAAGCTGTAGAAATGTTCATAGATGAAAAGTAAGTATTGATGTTGGTTATTCCTTTCATCtaaaatatgttgatgataATGACAGTTGCAACAGCACGGATTACTGGTTAGATGTTTTCAGGAGGttcaaaaatctaaaatagTCAATTGTTTTGCCTATTTCTATGGTAAATAGTGGTGTGGGTCATAAGAATGTCATAAATACTGTAGTGGTGATTGTAAGAAGCTGCACTGTGTCAATTGATGCTTTTAGATTTTTGTGAGGCATTATGTTCCGTTTGTTTACTTTTCATTGTTTCTCCATAATGTGTACTAGTGTGTCCTGGTTTTTGAATTCCTAGCTAACAAATAATTtatctgttttttctttcaggATAAGCTATCTTGACATTTTCAAGGTTGTGGAGCTAACATGTGATAAGCACCAGGCAGAATTAGTGGTCTCACCTTCTCTTGAGGAAATTATACATTATGACTTGTGGGCTCGAGAATATGCTGCTAGCTTGCAACACTCTTCTGGTCCAAGTCCTGTTTTTGCTTGATTGGACCACATGCCAACGCCATGCAAGCATCTATTCGGCCATGGCAAGACCTGCCAAAACTGGCATTCTTGCATACTTGAAGGATCTTGAAAGTTATGGCAATAAAACCCTAAAGAAATGCATTTTGCAGAGAAGTTAAGATCTGGGGATTGATTAGCAGTATGA
The genomic region above belongs to Populus alba chromosome 12, ASM523922v2, whole genome shotgun sequence and contains:
- the LOC118044823 gene encoding 1-deoxy-D-xylulose 5-phosphate reductoisomerase, chloroplastic; translation: MALNILSPAEIKAISFLDSTKSNRLHKLQGGLCLKRKDCGGRRIQCSVQNQNQNQPPPAWPGRACPEPGRKTWDGPKPISIVGSTGSIGTQTLDIVAENPDKFKVVALAAGSNVALLADQVRTFKPQLIAVRNESLVDELKEALADVEEKPEIIPGEQGVVEVARHPDAVSVVTGIVGCAGLKPTVAAIEAEKDICLANKETLIAGGPFVLPLAHKYNVKILPADSEHSAIFQCIQGLPEGALRRIILTASGGAFRDWPVEKLKEVKVADALKHPNWNMGKKITVDSATLFNKGLEVIEAHYLFGAEYDNIDIVIHPQSIIHSMIETQDSSVIAQLGWPDMRLPILYTMSWPDRVYCSEITWPRLDLCKLGSLTFKAPDNVKYPSMDLAYAAGRAGGTMTGVLSAANEKAVEMFIDEKISYLDIFKVVELTCDKHQAELVVSPSLEEIIHYDLWAREYAASLQHSSGPSPVFA